Proteins from a genomic interval of Hoplias malabaricus isolate fHopMal1 chromosome 13, fHopMal1.hap1, whole genome shotgun sequence:
- the cox6a2 gene encoding cytochrome c oxidase subunit 6A2, mitochondrial, translated as MASASSMVARRVLAAASHGQEGGAKTWKMLSYMVALPGVGVCMVNAYLKMVAQSHEPPEFVPYPHLRIRTKPWPWGDGNHSFFHNSHTNALPTGYEDSHH; from the exons ATGGCTTCTGCCTCATCTATGGTGGCCAGGAGGGTCCTCGCTGCTGCGTCACATGGCCAAGAGGGAGGAG CAAAGACCTGGAAGATGTTGTCATACATGGTGGCTCTGCccggtgtgggtgtgtgtatggtcAACGCTTACCTGAAAATGGTCGCTCAATCCCATGAGCCACCGGAGTTTGTCCCTTACCCACATCTCCGCATCCGTACCAAG cctTGGCCCTGGGGTGACGGAAACCACTCTTTTTTCCACAATTCTCACACCAACGCTCTGCCCACTGGATATGAGGACTCTCACCATTGA